Below is a genomic region from Candidatus Acidulodesulfobacterium acidiphilum.
GAGGCACATTCTATTATAAAGTGGTATTCGGCGACTTTAAAAATTTGCAGGATGCTTACAATTTTGCCAAAACTATAGCAAAATACGGTTATGACGTTTATATTACGCGGTACGAATAAATTTATTTTATTTTACGATTAAATGTAATAAAATATGAATATGAAAAAAATAGTCGCGGTTATACCCGCAAGATATAAATCGACGAGGTTTGAAGGAAAACCTCTTGCTTTAATTATGGGCAAACCTATGATAAAGCATGTTTACGAAGGAGTTAAAAAGTCGGAATTGCTGTCGGACGTTATCATAGCTACGGAAGACGAAAGAATATTCGACGCTTGTAAAGATTTCGGAGCAAACGTAGTTATGACTAAAGATACTCATCAGACGGGAACGGACAGGATAATCGAAGCCGTTCAGAATTTGGACGCCGATATAATACTAAACATACAGGGAGACGAACCGTTAGTAAATTCGGAAATAATATCTGCACTAATAAAACCTTTTGACGAAAACGGAGAAATTTCATTTACGAGCGTTAAAACGCCTATTTACGACTTTGACGAGTTTATGGATCCGAATAACGTAAAAGTCGTAGTGGATAAAGAAAATTTCGGAATATATTTTTCCAGAAGCCCTATACCTTACGACAGGGAACAGGCCGACAAGCTTAAAGATATTAAAGGGATTTACGGTTATAAACATCTAGGTTTTTACGGATATACGAAAAAATTTCTTTTTGAATTCGGTAAAATGGAGCAGTCTTATTTAGAAAAAAAGGAGATGCTGGAACAGTTGAGGGCAATAGAAAACGGTTATAAGATAAAACTTGAAACCGTAGATATTTCTACTATACCTGTCGACGTTAAGGATGATATTAAAAAGGTTGAAAATTTTATTTTAAAATCTTATAATAATTAACTTATATTAACTTATATTAAAAAAATAAAAAAGGAGCGGTAAAAACATGAAAGAGGGAATACACCCTAAAATTTATCAGGCTAAAGTTAAATGCGCCTGCGGGGAAGAATTCGTTACCGGAAGCACCGTAGAGGAAATTCACGTCGATATATGTTCAAAATGCCATCCGTTTTATACGGGTAAGCAAAAGTTTGTCGATAGCGCCGGAAGAATAGATAAATTTAACAAAAAATATGCAGGTTTAAAAAGCAGCGCCGTTAAAAAATAAACAAATAAATTTATTATTTTTCCTTTTATGAATGGTTAAGCTTATTAATTATACTTCCAAGCCTGAAATTACTATTGCTACTGCAGCGCGTCTATGCTATAGTTCTTACGGCATAGATAAAATAGAGGCCGATTTTAACGACGGCGAGAAAGGACTTGAACAGGCTAGGAAACTAATTAAAAGAATAAGAACGTCGGGGCACGAATCCGTTCTGGAACATTCTAATTTTACTTTCGGCGTGGAAAAATTGTCGAGAAGCGCTTCCCATCAATTAGTAAGGCATAGAATAGCTTCATATTCTCAAAGAAGCCAGCGGTACGTTAAGGAAGATAAGCCTAAATATCTTATTCCCGATTCTATAGCCTGTAATCCTGAATTTTTGGAAAAATATAAAAAAATAACCGAAGATATTTTTTCGCTTTACGGATATTTTATAGAAAAAGGCGTTCCTGCGGAAGATGCCAGATATCTTCTTCCAAATGCGACTGAAACCCAAATTATTTTTACTATGAATGCAAGGGAACTCCTTCATTTTTTTAAGCTTAGAGGATGCAACAGAGCGCAGTGGGAGATAAGGTCGGTAGCCCGTGAAATGTTTAAATTGGCCTATCCTATAGCTCCGTCTGTTTTTCACGGAGCGGGTCCGTCGTGCGTAAGGGGAAATTGTTCCGAAGGGGAATTCTCTTGCGGAAGTCCTTCAGACGTGAGGAAGTCCTGGTTAAAAGGCGGTCTCGACTTTTAACCTTAATTCTATTTGCTATATGCATTTAATTGCTTTGAAGGATGTGTTTAATGCTTGACGATAACTTAATAAAAAAAGCCTCGGAATTATCAGAAAAAGCCGAGGAATTATATTCTAAAATACAGGAAGAAAGCACAAAAGGTTTCAGTCCGGAAATAAAAGAATTATCTAAACAATACAACGCTATAAAAAAAACTGCGGAACAATTTTCGGAATATAATAAAACGGAATCAGAAATAAAAGACCTTGAAAAGCTGATTAAAACAGAGTCCGACCCCGCTCTAATCGATTTAGAAAACGAAGAAATAAATTCCCTAAAAAGCAAAGCGGATAAAATAGCCGAAGAAATTAAAGATTTCTTTTATCCCAAAGAAAATTCTCAGGACAGAGACATACTTCTAGAAATAAGAGCCGCTACCGGCGGCGAAGAAGCCGCACTTTTCGCCCTTGACCTTTTTAAAATGTACAATAAGTATGCCTTAACAAAAAATTTTCAATTCGAAGCTATTTCTTTAAGCCCTTCTTCTACCGGCGGGTTAAAAGAAGCCATAGTTTCGGTAAAAGGAAAAGAAGCATTCCGTCTTTTGCGCAATGAAAGCGGAGTGCACAGGGTTCAAAGAATTCCGGCAACGGAAACGCAGGGAAGGGTGCATACTTCGGCGGCTACCGTTGCAGTCATGCCTGAAGCCGAAGAAATAGATTTAAAAATAAATCCAGAAGATTTAAGAATAGACGTTTACAGGTCTTCCGGACACGGCGGGCAGAGCGTCAATACTACGGATTCGGCAGTCAGGGTTACGCATATTCCGTCCGGATTAGTCGTTACCTGTCAGGACGAAAAATCTCAGCACAAAAATAAAGCTAAAGCACTTAGAATATTAAGGTCGCGTCTATTAAACAGGATAGAAGCAGATAAAAAAAGCATAGAGGCTCAAAACAGAAAAAGTATGGTAGGCAGCGGCGACAGAAGCGAAAAGATAAGAACTTATAATTTTCCGCAGGGCAGAATAACTGACCACCGCGCCGGTATAACCATACATAAGCTGGCTTCTTTTATGGACGGCGAATTAGACGAACTTTTGATGCCTTTGGCGGATTATAT
It encodes:
- the kdsB gene encoding 3-deoxy-manno-octulosonate cytidylyltransferase, coding for MKKIVAVIPARYKSTRFEGKPLALIMGKPMIKHVYEGVKKSELLSDVIIATEDERIFDACKDFGANVVMTKDTHQTGTDRIIEAVQNLDADIILNIQGDEPLVNSEIISALIKPFDENGEISFTSVKTPIYDFDEFMDPNNVKVVVDKENFGIYFSRSPIPYDREQADKLKDIKGIYGYKHLGFYGYTKKFLFEFGKMEQSYLEKKEMLEQLRAIENGYKIKLETVDISTIPVDVKDDIKKVENFILKSYNN
- a CDS encoding FAD-dependent thymidylate synthase — protein: MVKLINYTSKPEITIATAARLCYSSYGIDKIEADFNDGEKGLEQARKLIKRIRTSGHESVLEHSNFTFGVEKLSRSASHQLVRHRIASYSQRSQRYVKEDKPKYLIPDSIACNPEFLEKYKKITEDIFSLYGYFIEKGVPAEDARYLLPNATETQIIFTMNARELLHFFKLRGCNRAQWEIRSVAREMFKLAYPIAPSVFHGAGPSCVRGNCSEGEFSCGSPSDVRKSWLKGGLDF
- a CDS encoding peptide chain release factor 1; translated protein: MLDDNLIKKASELSEKAEELYSKIQEESTKGFSPEIKELSKQYNAIKKTAEQFSEYNKTESEIKDLEKLIKTESDPALIDLENEEINSLKSKADKIAEEIKDFFYPKENSQDRDILLEIRAATGGEEAALFALDLFKMYNKYALTKNFQFEAISLSPSSTGGLKEAIVSVKGKEAFRLLRNESGVHRVQRIPATETQGRVHTSAATVAVMPEAEEIDLKINPEDLRIDVYRSSGHGGQSVNTTDSAVRVTHIPSGLVVTCQDEKSQHKNKAKALRILRSRLLNRIEADKKSIEAQNRKSMVGSGDRSEKIRTYNFPQGRITDHRAGITIHKLASFMDGELDELLMPLADYIESQKQLQ
- a CDS encoding 50S ribosomal protein L31 → MKEGIHPKIYQAKVKCACGEEFVTGSTVEEIHVDICSKCHPFYTGKQKFVDSAGRIDKFNKKYAGLKSSAVKK